A single Carettochelys insculpta isolate YL-2023 chromosome 2, ASM3395843v1, whole genome shotgun sequence DNA region contains:
- the IRX1 gene encoding iroquois-class homeodomain protein IRX-1, whose amino-acid sequence MSFPQLGYPQYISAGQAVYGSDRPGVLAAAAAAAAAAAASGRPGGAELGSGSAAVTSVLGMYASPYGAPNYSAFLPYTADLSLFSQMGSQYELKDNPGVHPATFAAHTAPGYYPYGQFQYGDPGRPKNATRESTSTLKAWLNEHRKNPYPTKGEKIMLAIITKMTLTQVSTWFANARRRLKKENKVTWGARSKDQEDGHLFGSDNEGDPEKNEDDEEIDLESIDIDKIDENDGEQSNEEEEEKAELLRQGGEDEHLEKEKDLSLSASEGLKPKDSFSLVKEASDNSTRIVTPSGQNNLQGPPHSKPKIWSLAETATSPDGALKSSPPPPSHSQVNHTSSPIQHPAFLPSHGLYTCQIGKFHNWTNGTFLTQSSLLNVRSFLGVNHHHAAHHNHHLQAQQQPSVLTTTLGALSSEKPTERTSPKHIERENAPRTETPPQPLKSPFQPARDNSLTQQEGTPRILTALPSA is encoded by the exons AtgtccttcccccagctgggttaCCCGCAGTATATCAGCGCCGGCCAGGCGGTGTACGGGAGCGATCGGCCCGGGGTgctggccgccgccgccgcagccgccgccgccgccgctgcctcTGGCCGGCCGGGGGGCGCGGAGCTGGGGAGCGGCTCGGCGGCTGTCACTTCGGTGCTGGGCATGTACGCGAGCCCCTACGGCGCCCCCAACTACAGCGCCTTCCTGCCCTACACCGCCGACCTCAGCCTCTTCTCCCAGATG GGCTCCCAGTACGAACTGAAGGACAATCCCGGAGTCCACCCTGCCACTTTTGCTGCCCACACTGCCCCTGGCTATTACCCTTACGGACAGTTCCAGTATGGGGACCCAGGGCGGCCCAAGAATGCCACCCGGGAGAGCACCAGCACCCTGAAGGCCTGGCTGAACGAGCACCGGAAAAACCCCTACCCCACCAAGGGCGAGAAGATCATGCTGGCCATCATCACCAAGATGACCCTCACCCAGGTCTCCACCTGGTTCGCCAACGCCCGGAGGCGGCTCAAGAAGGAGAACAAAGTGACCTGGGGGGCAAGGAGTAAGGACCAAGAAGATGGTCACCTCTTTGGCAGTGACAACGAGGGAGACCCCGAAAAGAATGAGGACGACGAGGAAATCGACCTGGAAAGCATAGACATTGATAAAATCGACGAGAACGACGGGGAGCAGAGCAacgaagaggaggaggagaaagccgAGCTCCTGAGACAAGGCGGGGAAGATGAAcatttggaaaaagaaaaggatTTGTCCTTGTCAGCCTCCGAAGGCCTGAAACCCAAAGACTCTTTCTCCCTGGTAAAGGAGGCCTCTGATAACAGCACACGAATCGTAACCCCCAGTGGACAGAATAATTTACAGGGGCCACCGCACAGCAAACCCAAGATTTGGTCTTTGGCGGagacagccaccagccctgacgGCGCCCTGAAGTCCTCCCCTCCTCCGCCTTCTCATTCCCAGGTTAACCACACTTCCAGCCCGATCCAGCACCCGGCTTTCCTCCCGAGCCACGGACTCTACACCTGCCAGATTGGCAAATTTCACAACTGGACAAACGGGACTTTCCTCACGCAGAGCTCCCTCTTAAACGTCAGGTCTTTTCTGGGAGTAAACCACCACCACGCGGCGCATCACAACCACCAcctccaggcccagcagcagccttcGGTGTTAACAACGACCCTGGGAGCTCTCAGCAGTGAAAAGCCTACAGAGAGAACCAGTCCCAAACACATAG AAAGAGAAAACGCACCCAGGACTGAAACCCCACCTCAGCCTTTGAAATCGCCTTTCCAGCCTGCCCGTGACAA